One genomic window of Muntiacus reevesi chromosome 4, mMunRee1.1, whole genome shotgun sequence includes the following:
- the RPL32 gene encoding large ribosomal subunit protein eL32 yields the protein MAALRPLVKPKIVKKRTKKFIRHQSDRYVKIKRNWRKPRGIDNRVRRRFKGQILMPNIGYGSNKKTKHMLPSGFRKFLVHNVKELEVLLMCNKSYCAEIAHNVSSKNRKAIVERAAQLAIRITNPNARLRSEENE from the exons ATGGCCGCCCTCAGACCCCTCGTGAAGCCTAAGATCGTCAAGAAGAGGACCAAGAAGTTCATTAGGCATCAGTCAGATCGATATGTCAAAATCAAG CGGAACTGGCGGAAACCCAGAGGCATTGACAACAGGGTGCGCAGGAGATTCAAGGGCCAGATCTTGATGCCCAACATCGGCTACGGGAGCAACAAGAAAACCAAGCACATGCTCCCCAGCGGCTTCCGGAAGTTCCTGGTCCACAACGTCAAGGAGCTGGAGGTGCTGCTGATGTGCAATAA ATCTTACTGCGCTGAGATTGCTCACAACGTCTCCTCCAAGAACCGCAAGGCCATTGTGGAAAGAGCAGCCCAGCTGGCCATCAGGATCACCAATCCCAATGCCAGACTGCGCAGCGAGGAAAATGAATAG